From the Manis javanica isolate MJ-LG chromosome 11, MJ_LKY, whole genome shotgun sequence genome, one window contains:
- the KCNA4 gene encoding potassium voltage-gated channel subfamily A member 4, which translates to MEVAMVSAESSGCNSHMPYGYAAQARARERERLAHSRAAAAAAVAAATAAVEGGGGTGGGSHHHHQPRGACTSHDPQSSRGSRRRRRQRPEKKKVHHRQSNFPHCTDLMASGSEEKILRELSEEEEEEEEEEEEEEEEGRFYYSEDDHIDECSYTDLLPQDDGGGGGYSSVRYSDCCERVVINVSGLRFETQMKTLAQFPETLLGDPEKRTQYFDPLRNEYFFDRNRPSFDAILYYYQSGGRLKRPVNVPFDIFTEEVKFYQLGEEALLKFREDEGFVREEEDRALPENEFKKQIWLLFEYPESSSPARGIAIVSVLVILISIVIFCLETLPEFRDDRDLLMALSAGGHSGLLNDTSAPHPENSGHTIFNDPFFIVETVCIVWFSFEFVVRCFACPSQALFFKNIMNIIDIVSILPYFITLGTDLAQQQGGGNGQQQQAMSFAILRIIRLVRVFRIFKLSRHSKGLQILGHTLRASMRELGLLIFFLFIGVILFSSAVYFAEADEPTTHFQSIPDAFWWAVVTMTTVGYGDMKPITVGGKIVGSLCAIAGVLTIALPVPVIVSNFNYFYHRETENEEQTQLTQNAVSCPYLPSNLLKKFRSSTSSSLGDKSEYLEMEEGVKESLCAKEEKCQGKGDDSETDKNNCSNVKAVETDV; encoded by the coding sequence ATGGAGGTTGCAATGGTGAGTGCGGAGAGCTCAGGGTGCAACAGTCACATGCCTTATGGTTATGCAGCCCAGGCCAGGGCCCGGGAGCGGGAGAGGCTCGCTCACTCCAGGGCCGCTGCGGCAGCCGCCGTGGCAGCCGCCACAGCTGCTGTGGAAGGCGGTGGGGGTACTGGAGGGGGatcccaccatcaccaccagccGCGTGGGGCCTGCACCTCCCATGACCCTCAGAGCAGCCGGGGTAGCCGGAGGAGAAGGCGACAGCGGCCCGAGAAGAAGAAAGTCCACCACCGTCAGAGCAACTTTCCTCACTGTACTGACCTGATGGCCAGCGGCTCTGAAGAGAAGATCCTGCGGGAGCTgagtgaggaagaggaggaggaggaggaggaggaggaggaggaagaggaggagggaaggtttTACTACAGCGAAGATGACCACATCGATGAATGTTCCTACACGGACCTGCTGCCTCAGGATGACGGGGGCGGCGGGGGCTACAGTTCAGTTCGCTACAGTGACTGCTGTGAGCGCGTGGTCATCAATGTGTCAGGCCTCCGCTTTGAGACTCAGATGAAAACCCTGGCCCAGTTTCCAGAGACCTTGTTGGGGGACCCTGAGAAAAGGACTCAGTACTTTGACCCTTTGCGTAATGAGTATTTTTTTGACAGGAACAGGCCTAGCTTTGATGCCATCTTATATTATTACCAATCAGGAGGCCGTCTGAAGAGGCCAGTCAATGTCCCCTTTGATATCTTCACCGAGGAGGTGAAgttctatcagctgggagaggagGCCCTCCTCAAATTTCGGGAGGATGAGGGCTTTGTGAGAGAGGAGGAGGACAGGGCCTTGCCggagaatgaatttaaaaagcagatttgGCTTCTCTTTGAGTATCCCGAGAGCTCCAGTCCAGCGAGGGGCATAGCCATCGTCTCCGTCCTGGTCATCTTAATCTCCATTGTGATTTTCTGCCTGGAAACCTTGCCTGAGTTCAGGGACGACAGGGATCTGCTCATGGCACTGAGCGCGGGCGGGCACAGTGGGCTGTTGAATGACACCTCCGCACCGCACCCAGAGAACTCAGGGCACACGATATTCAACGACCCCTTCTTCATTGTGGAGACGGTCTGTATCGTTTGGTTTTCCTTTGAGTTTGTGGTTCGCTGCTTTGCCTGTCCCAGCCAAGCACTCTTCTTCAAAAACATCATGAACATCATTGACATAGTCTCCATTTTGCCTTACTTCATTACGCTGGGCACGGACCTGGCCCAGCAGCAGGGCGGGGGCAACGGCCAGCAGCAGCAGGCCATGTCCTTTGCCATCCTCCGGATCATTCGTCTGGTCCGAGTGTTCCGGATCTTCAAACTCTCCAGGCACTCCAAAGGCCTGCAGATCCTGGGCCACACACTCAGAGCCAGCATGCGTGAGCTGGGCCTTCTCATCTTCTTCCTCTTCATTGGCGTCATCCTCTTCTCCAGTGCAGTGTATTTTGCGGAGGCAGATGAACCCACTACCCATTTCCAAAGCATCCCAGATGCGTTTTGGTGGGCTGTGGTGACCATGACGACTGTGGGCTACGGGGACATGAAGCCCATCACCGTGGGGGGCAAGATTGTGGGGTCTCTGTGTGCCATTGCGGGAGTCCTAACCATTGCTTTGCCTGTGCCCGTGATTGTCTCTAACTTTAACTATTTCTACCACAGAGAGACTGAGAATGAGGAACAGACACAGCTGACCCAGAATGCAGTCAGTTGCCCCTACCTCCCTTCTAATTTGCTGAAGAAATTTCGGAGCTCTACTTCTTCTTCCCTGGGGGACAAGTCAGAGTATCTAGAGATGGAAGAAGGAGTTAAGGAATCTCTCTGTGCAAAGGAAGAGAAGTGTCAGGGAAAAGGGGACGACAGTGAGACAGATAAAAACAACTGCTCTAATGTGAAGGCTGTGGAGACCGATGTGTGA